In Panacibacter ginsenosidivorans, the following proteins share a genomic window:
- the porL gene encoding type IX secretion system motor protein PorL/GldL, translating to MAAQIPPKVSRIVDIFVSLAAAVVIVGALFKIMHWKGADEMLIIGLGTEALVFGVYGALYLRYPAIDDHQVKIAGADAAGNPALKTMEKMLQEADITPANLSKLSAGFQKLGTTVDGMKEIGNVVATTSEFEQKTKEASKAMGAVSTAYANVANSAVAFNNASDGAKVFHEQVQVLTKNLSSLNTIYELELAESNNHLKAMNQFYGKLAEASKAMTNTADDANRAKDQIALLAGNLNKLNQIYGNMISAMSGK from the coding sequence ATGGCAGCCCAAATTCCTCCAAAAGTAAGCCGAATCGTTGACATTTTTGTTTCTCTGGCAGCAGCAGTAGTAATTGTTGGTGCATTATTTAAAATTATGCACTGGAAAGGTGCAGATGAAATGCTGATCATTGGTTTAGGTACAGAAGCCTTGGTTTTTGGTGTGTATGGCGCCTTGTATCTAAGATATCCGGCTATTGATGATCATCAGGTAAAAATTGCAGGTGCAGATGCCGCAGGTAATCCAGCTTTAAAAACAATGGAAAAAATGTTGCAGGAAGCTGATATCACTCCAGCTAACCTTTCAAAATTAAGCGCAGGTTTTCAGAAATTGGGAACTACTGTTGATGGGATGAAAGAAATAGGAAATGTTGTTGCAACTACGAGTGAATTTGAGCAAAAAACCAAGGAAGCAAGCAAAGCAATGGGTGCGGTAAGTACAGCCTATGCTAATGTTGCCAATTCTGCCGTTGCTTTTAATAATGCATCCGATGGTGCAAAAGTCTTTCACGAGCAAGTACAGGTATTGACAAAAAATCTTTCTTCTCTTAATACAATATATGAGTTGGAATTAGCAGAAAGCAATAATCACCTTAAAGCTATGAATCAGTTCTATGGTAAGCTTGCTGAGGCGTCTAAAGCGATGACTAATACCGCAGATGATGCTAACAGAGCAAAAGATCAGATTGCATTACTTGCTGGTAATCTTAATAAGCTTAACCAGATATACGGTAACATGATTAGTGCAATGTCGGGTAAATAA
- the uvrC gene encoding excinuclease ABC subunit UvrC, with amino-acid sequence MTAKQFQDIAHTIPLQPGIYKYFDEKKELLYVGKAKSLRKRISSYFTKTYTGYKTHELVQRIQYIEFTIVDSEQDAFLLENSLIKQFQPRFNINLKDDKSYPYIVIKKESFPRIFLTRRKINDGSEYLGPFTSAGRVRELISFIRQFIPLRTCKLNLTQSNIEKNKFKVCLEYHLGNCKGPCEGLQSEQEYAEGLQQIKQMLKGNLTPIIQRYKKEMIILSADLKFEKAEQVKKKIEYLENYQSSSVIVSKHISNIDVFSILKEDDIAYVNYLMVQNGTIVQTHTVELQTKLDETEEDVLSFAVANLRETFNSLSDEIVVPFEIENAFDNVVITVPKGGDKKKLLMLSQKNADYFLHEIKKKKTLHLEGKTDIQKKQVIYHLQQDLQLPQLPLHIECFDNSNFQGSFPVSAMVCFKNGIPSKKDYRHFNVKTVDGINDFATMKEVVYRRYKRLLDEIQPLPQLIVIDGGKGQLSAAMESIRLLQLEGEITVVGLAKNEEEIFFSGDTESFKLPMNSESMKLIRYIRDEVHRFGITFHRNKRSRGTFSNKLEKIKGIGENTATVLLQKFRSIKNVSIQEEKALSKVIGDKKAKIVYEYFHK; translated from the coding sequence AAACAATTTCAGGATATTGCGCATACAATTCCGTTGCAACCAGGCATTTATAAATACTTCGATGAAAAGAAGGAATTATTGTATGTGGGTAAGGCAAAGAGTCTAAGAAAACGTATCAGTTCTTATTTTACCAAAACATATACTGGTTATAAGACACATGAATTAGTTCAACGAATACAGTATATAGAATTTACGATTGTAGATTCAGAGCAAGACGCTTTTTTATTGGAAAACTCACTTATTAAGCAATTTCAGCCAAGATTTAATATTAACCTGAAAGATGATAAAAGCTATCCTTATATCGTAATAAAAAAAGAGTCCTTTCCACGTATTTTTTTGACGAGAAGAAAAATTAATGATGGTTCTGAATATTTAGGCCCGTTTACCTCAGCAGGAAGAGTTCGTGAGCTTATAAGCTTTATCAGGCAATTCATTCCATTACGCACCTGCAAGCTTAATCTTACACAAAGCAATATAGAAAAAAATAAATTCAAGGTATGCCTTGAATATCATTTGGGCAATTGCAAAGGCCCTTGTGAAGGATTACAAAGCGAACAGGAGTACGCTGAAGGCTTGCAACAAATAAAGCAAATGCTAAAAGGAAACCTAACTCCAATTATTCAGCGTTATAAAAAAGAAATGATCATCCTGTCAGCTGATTTAAAATTTGAGAAAGCAGAACAAGTTAAAAAGAAAATTGAGTATCTCGAAAACTATCAATCCAGTTCAGTAATTGTAAGCAAACATATCTCTAATATAGATGTGTTCTCCATTTTAAAAGAAGACGATATTGCGTACGTTAATTACCTGATGGTACAAAATGGTACTATTGTGCAAACACACACAGTTGAGTTGCAAACAAAACTTGATGAAACTGAAGAAGATGTATTGTCTTTTGCGGTAGCAAATCTCAGAGAAACATTCAACAGTTTAAGTGATGAAATTGTTGTACCGTTTGAAATTGAAAATGCTTTTGACAATGTAGTTATTACAGTACCTAAAGGAGGTGATAAGAAGAAACTTTTAATGCTCTCTCAAAAGAATGCAGACTATTTTTTACATGAAATAAAAAAGAAAAAAACACTACATCTGGAAGGGAAAACAGATATACAAAAAAAGCAAGTTATTTATCATTTACAGCAAGACCTGCAATTACCACAACTGCCATTACATATTGAGTGCTTTGATAACTCTAATTTCCAGGGGAGTTTTCCAGTATCTGCAATGGTTTGCTTCAAAAATGGCATTCCAAGCAAAAAAGATTACAGACATTTTAATGTAAAAACCGTTGATGGTATTAATGACTTTGCTACAATGAAAGAGGTAGTTTACCGGCGCTATAAAAGGCTGCTTGATGAAATACAACCCTTACCGCAGCTAATAGTAATAGATGGAGGCAAGGGGCAGTTGAGCGCTGCTATGGAAAGTATAAGGTTGCTACAGTTAGAAGGGGAAATCACAGTAGTTGGTCTAGCTAAAAATGAAGAAGAAATTTTCTTTAGTGGGGATACGGAATCTTTTAAATTGCCTATGAACAGTGAGAGTATGAAATTGATACGCTACATAAGAGATGAAGTACATCGCTTTGGTATTACCTTTCATCGTAATAAAAGATCAAGAGGTACATTCAGTAATAAATTGGAGAAGATTAAAGGCATTGGAGAGAATACTGCAACAGTGCTGCTACAAAAATTTCGTTCTATAAAAAATGTAAGTATTCAGGAAGAGAAAGCACTTTCAAAAGTTATCGGCGATAAGAAAGCGAAAATTGTATATGAATATTTCCATAAATAA
- the porK gene encoding type IX secretion system lipoprotein PorK/GldK codes for MKTRLLTISALTLILLGSVSCFKKGKAKGAIPDNGQLMGVSPSAAGGMGKPIGMVYVPPGTFHMGPSDEDINYNLSARNREISIMGFWMDATEITNNEYRQFVNWTRDSLAAVQLGYFKQGAEGDTAIDWKKAATLKWGDKAAMEKLSPLMLTPENRLYGKMEIDPEKIVYNVQGFDLKEAAKLENKGKPRKDFIYRYNQAVYPDTLVWMRDFSYSYNEPQAKRYFSHPSFGNYPVVGVNWKQAVAFCHWRTRYLNAWLMKNKKAVESDFRLPTEAEWEYAARGGRSQSPYPWGGPYLRNMKGCLLANFKPGRGNYVEDGGFYTVRADAYWPNDFNLYNMAGNVSEWTSSLYYESAYNFVHDMNPDIRWNALDSDPPRMKRKVVRGGSWKDIGYFLQTSARQYEYQDTAKSYIGFRCVIDLPAQLRKK; via the coding sequence ATGAAAACCCGGTTACTAACAATTTCAGCTCTTACATTGATTCTTTTGGGATCTGTAAGTTGTTTCAAAAAAGGCAAAGCGAAAGGGGCGATTCCCGATAATGGCCAATTGATGGGTGTTTCTCCTAGCGCTGCAGGTGGTATGGGTAAGCCCATTGGTATGGTATATGTACCCCCTGGCACATTCCATATGGGGCCGAGCGATGAAGACATAAATTATAATCTTTCTGCGCGAAACAGAGAAATATCAATTATGGGATTTTGGATGGATGCTACGGAAATTACTAATAATGAATATCGTCAATTTGTTAATTGGACACGGGATTCACTTGCGGCGGTTCAACTAGGATATTTTAAACAAGGTGCCGAAGGTGATACGGCCATTGATTGGAAAAAGGCAGCAACTCTAAAATGGGGTGATAAGGCCGCAATGGAAAAATTAAGTCCATTAATGCTTACTCCTGAAAATAGGTTATATGGAAAAATGGAAATAGACCCTGAAAAAATTGTCTATAATGTTCAGGGATTTGATCTTAAAGAAGCTGCAAAACTAGAAAATAAAGGTAAACCAAGAAAAGATTTTATATATCGTTATAATCAAGCCGTTTATCCTGATACATTGGTTTGGATGAGAGATTTTTCTTACTCTTATAATGAACCACAAGCAAAGCGTTATTTTTCACATCCATCTTTTGGGAATTATCCAGTAGTAGGCGTAAACTGGAAGCAGGCTGTTGCGTTCTGCCATTGGAGAACACGTTATCTGAATGCATGGCTGATGAAGAATAAAAAAGCTGTTGAAAGTGATTTTAGGCTGCCAACTGAAGCTGAATGGGAATATGCAGCTAGAGGTGGCCGTAGTCAGTCTCCATATCCTTGGGGTGGTCCTTATTTAAGAAATATGAAAGGATGCCTTTTGGCAAACTTTAAACCTGGTCGTGGTAATTATGTAGAGGATGGGGGATTTTATACAGTAAGGGCAGATGCTTATTGGCCTAACGATTTTAACCTTTATAATATGGCTGGAAATGTTTCTGAATGGACATCTTCATTGTATTATGAAAGTGCCTATAATTTCGTACATGATATGAATCCTGATATAAGATGGAATGCATTAGATTCAGATCCTCCTCGTATGAAACGTAAAGTTGTGCGAGGTGGTAGTTGGAAAGATATAGGTTATTTCCTACAAACCAGTGCACGTCAATATGAATATCAGGATACAGCTAAATCTTATATAGGTTTTCGCTGTGTAATTGATTTACCTGCACAATTGAGAAAAAAATAA
- the atpB gene encoding F0F1 ATP synthase subunit A — protein MISKRVKCLLVAVFSLIFTHFTAPLIAQENNDEAAKSGANHEKKKEAFDAQEVIFGHVLNAHEFHFLDLPSGPVTIPLPVILYSPERGFTSFMSSKFEHGHATYEGYKLEDGNVVAVDANGNIDETVKVYDLSLTRNVVQMILALIILVWIMLTIAKRYKAGQGVTSAPKGMQNLMEPVITFIRDEVAKPNLGNKYERYFPYLLTVFFFILINNVFGLIPGTANVTGNIAFTIVLGVISFIVIMFSANKHYWAHIFNPPVPGGIKAIMIPVEILGIFTKPFALIIRLFANMLAGHIIIICLISLIFIFANISTGIGWGFSPVSIAFSTFIYLIEVLVAFIQAFIFTNLTAVFIGQAIEETHGNDHHQDHHVEGEKVTTAAYDDAVIA, from the coding sequence ATGATATCAAAACGTGTCAAATGCTTGTTGGTAGCGGTTTTCAGCCTAATTTTTACTCATTTTACCGCACCTTTAATAGCACAGGAAAATAACGATGAAGCTGCCAAATCCGGAGCAAATCATGAAAAAAAGAAAGAAGCCTTTGATGCTCAGGAAGTTATTTTCGGACACGTACTAAACGCCCATGAATTCCATTTTCTTGATTTGCCAAGTGGCCCTGTAACAATTCCATTACCTGTTATTTTATATTCCCCTGAACGTGGTTTTACCAGCTTCATGTCATCCAAATTTGAACATGGTCATGCTACTTACGAAGGTTACAAACTGGAAGATGGTAATGTGGTTGCAGTTGATGCTAATGGTAATATTGATGAAACTGTAAAAGTGTATGACCTTTCACTAACCCGCAACGTAGTACAAATGATCCTTGCACTGATTATACTTGTATGGATCATGCTTACCATTGCTAAACGTTACAAAGCAGGGCAGGGTGTTACTTCTGCTCCAAAAGGTATGCAAAACCTGATGGAACCTGTTATCACTTTCATCCGCGATGAAGTAGCAAAACCAAACCTTGGCAATAAATACGAAAGGTATTTTCCTTACCTGTTAACTGTATTTTTCTTCATTCTTATAAATAATGTATTTGGATTAATACCAGGTACTGCGAACGTAACCGGTAATATAGCGTTCACTATAGTGCTGGGTGTAATTTCTTTTATAGTTATAATGTTTAGTGCAAACAAACACTATTGGGCGCACATCTTTAATCCTCCTGTACCCGGAGGCATTAAAGCAATCATGATCCCGGTGGAAATTCTTGGAATTTTTACCAAGCCTTTTGCATTGATCATTCGTCTTTTTGCAAATATGCTCGCAGGTCACATTATCATTATTTGTTTGATATCGCTGATATTCATTTTTGCAAATATCAGCACCGGAATCGGCTGGGGATTTTCTCCTGTCTCTATTGCATTTTCAACATTTATATATTTGATAGAAGTTCTGGTAGCATTTATCCAGGCATTCATTTTTACAAATCTTACTGCAGTATTCATCGGGCAGGCTATCGAAGAAACACACGGTAATGATCATCATCAAGATCATCATGTAGAAGGCGAAAAGGTAACAACAGCAGCTTACGATGATGCAGTAATTGCATAA
- the porM gene encoding type IX secretion system motor protein PorM/GldM has protein sequence MALPKEPRQKMINLMYLVLTALLALNVSSEILNAFKTVDASLINSNNVIDEKNNTLFKSFAEKIKDPATRERAELWGTKADKAKSYSDAVSQYIDGLKLTLKKEAGLDPVKGTFKEDALEPSTRLFVENKEGANLLKKLTEFRNNLLAIDDSMAKDIGSTLPLNLNPPANVNSAAAKGDWGYTYFHMTPTVAALTILSKFQNDVKNSEALVVDYCHRKTGEVKIIFDQFQPLASQSSEYLMPGQELTIQGGVGAFSKAAQPTVTIDGQNIPLNADGVAEFKTNVGGPGSYSKKVVISFKKPDGTPGVLEKEIKYTVGSPTGASVSADAVKVLYIGLDNPLSVSGGNVGDERVTASIDNGELVKQGNGKYIARPRSTGKANITLSIDGKPQAFEFRVKNVPDPVAKVGNNKGGQMGVNEFKAQFGVRADLENFVFEGVKFNVTGFTLVMTGANFPNLQYRQVQGDSFDKVRDLIEKAKQGTTVSIDEIKASGPGGTRTLAPIVFNLR, from the coding sequence ATGGCACTACCTAAAGAGCCGCGGCAGAAGATGATCAACCTGATGTATCTGGTTCTTACTGCCCTGCTTGCACTAAATGTATCATCTGAAATTTTGAATGCTTTCAAAACAGTTGATGCAAGTTTGATTAACTCAAACAATGTAATTGACGAAAAAAATAATACACTATTTAAATCCTTTGCCGAAAAAATTAAAGATCCCGCTACTAGAGAAAGGGCAGAGCTTTGGGGAACAAAAGCTGACAAGGCTAAATCTTATTCAGACGCCGTTTCTCAATATATCGATGGGCTAAAATTAACACTGAAAAAAGAAGCAGGTTTGGATCCCGTTAAAGGAACCTTTAAAGAAGATGCTCTTGAACCTTCGACAAGATTATTTGTAGAAAATAAGGAAGGTGCAAATCTTCTTAAAAAACTTACTGAATTCAGAAACAATCTTTTAGCAATTGATGACAGTATGGCCAAGGATATTGGCAGTACTTTACCGTTGAATCTGAATCCTCCTGCTAATGTAAATAGCGCAGCTGCAAAAGGAGACTGGGGCTATACTTATTTTCATATGACACCAACTGTAGCAGCACTTACAATTCTTAGCAAGTTTCAAAATGATGTGAAAAACAGTGAGGCACTTGTTGTAGACTACTGTCACAGAAAGACGGGTGAGGTAAAAATTATTTTTGACCAATTCCAGCCACTTGCAAGTCAAAGTTCAGAATATTTGATGCCAGGACAGGAACTAACAATACAAGGAGGGGTAGGAGCATTTAGTAAAGCTGCGCAGCCTACTGTTACTATCGATGGGCAAAATATTCCATTAAATGCTGATGGTGTGGCTGAATTTAAAACAAATGTTGGCGGACCTGGCTCATATTCTAAGAAAGTAGTTATTAGTTTTAAAAAGCCAGATGGAACACCTGGTGTTCTTGAAAAAGAAATCAAATATACAGTTGGTTCTCCTACCGGCGCTAGTGTTAGTGCTGATGCCGTCAAAGTATTATACATAGGATTGGACAATCCTTTAAGTGTTAGCGGTGGTAATGTGGGTGACGAAAGAGTTACCGCTTCTATTGATAATGGCGAGCTTGTAAAGCAAGGTAACGGAAAGTATATAGCTAGGCCCAGAAGTACGGGTAAAGCTAATATTACTTTGAGTATCGATGGTAAGCCTCAGGCTTTTGAATTCCGCGTGAAGAATGTACCAGATCCTGTTGCTAAAGTTGGTAATAATAAAGGAGGCCAAATGGGCGTTAATGAATTTAAGGCACAGTTTGGGGTACGTGCAGATCTTGAAAACTTTGTATTTGAAGGTGTTAAATTTAATGTAACAGGTTTTACTCTTGTAATGACTGGTGCTAATTTCCCAAATTTACAATACAGACAAGTTCAGGGAGATTCTTTTGATAAAGTAAGAGACTTAATCGAAAAAGCAAAACAAGGCACTACCGTTTCTATAGATGAAATAAAAGCAAGTGGCCCTGGTGGTACGCGAACCTTAGCTCCTATAGTATTTAATCTTCGTTAA
- the porN gene encoding type IX secretion system ring protein PorN/GldN, translated as MRTRSLKWILFAATLIITGTSFSQTKKRTTKKKTTSTSGYSTYGGNQTNTGSSYGNTNKKDTTANPNNGGSSYGANYSSLGRDTTLPIEVIKNTSGGLLDTTKMSLRNDAGIEQNLIKDKSPLAYENIREDDAVYRVRVWREIDAREKLNLPFRYAATEDNGNQRFISILVRAIKDGEITAFDAGDDRFTTPITPDAAIAAFGSGYDTVPKYDRDGNIAGYQVREKAVDPDSIYKFRIKEEWIFDKESSRLFVRILGIAPVVGRKLSNGDPIPNSEGPVWWVYYPDVRPVFAKAQVYNPKNFGARMSWEDLFESRMFSSYIIKSSFDNPYDVDLAAVYPNSTLFRLLEGERIKDKIFNYEQSLWQY; from the coding sequence ATGAGGACTCGATCATTAAAGTGGATTCTGTTTGCAGCAACGCTTATTATAACAGGTACATCCTTTTCCCAAACAAAGAAAAGAACTACAAAAAAGAAGACTACCTCTACAAGTGGTTATAGTACTTATGGCGGTAATCAAACTAATACAGGATCCTCTTATGGGAATACTAATAAGAAAGATACTACAGCAAATCCAAATAACGGCGGCTCCTCATATGGCGCAAACTATAGTTCTCTTGGTCGGGATACAACTCTGCCGATTGAAGTTATAAAAAATACTTCGGGAGGATTACTTGATACTACAAAAATGTCTTTAAGAAATGATGCCGGTATCGAGCAGAACCTTATTAAGGATAAATCACCTCTTGCATATGAGAATATACGTGAAGATGATGCTGTATATCGTGTTAGAGTTTGGAGAGAAATTGATGCGAGAGAAAAGCTAAATCTTCCTTTCCGTTATGCAGCTACAGAAGATAATGGTAACCAGAGATTTATTAGTATTCTTGTTCGGGCAATAAAAGATGGAGAAATTACCGCCTTTGATGCTGGAGATGATCGATTCACTACCCCTATTACACCTGATGCTGCCATTGCTGCATTTGGGAGTGGTTATGATACGGTCCCGAAATATGATCGCGATGGAAATATTGCTGGATACCAGGTTAGAGAAAAGGCAGTTGATCCTGATTCAATTTATAAGTTTAGAATAAAAGAAGAATGGATTTTCGACAAAGAGAGCAGCAGGTTATTCGTAAGAATTTTGGGAATAGCCCCTGTTGTAGGTCGCAAACTTTCAAACGGAGATCCAATACCTAATTCTGAAGGACCTGTGTGGTGGGTATATTATCCTGACGTAAGGCCCGTATTTGCAAAAGCACAGGTGTATAATCCAAAAAATTTTGGCGCAAGAATGAGTTGGGAAGATTTGTTTGAAAGCCGAATGTTTAGCAGTTATATTATCAAATCATCTTTTGATAATCCTTATGATGTTGACCTTGCTGCAGTTTACCCTAACAGCACACTTTTTCGTTTGCTCGAAGGGGAACGTATAAAAGACAAGATTTTTAATTATGAGCAATCGCTCTGGCAATATTAA
- a CDS encoding thioredoxin domain-containing protein: MSDTTGDANCHVAWIKRKPIFTLLEKKFTNRLIKETSPYLLQHAHNPVDWFPWGEEALQKAKEEDKPILVSIGYSACHWCHVMEKESFEDEVTADIMNKHFVNIKIDREERPDLDHVYMDAVQTMTGSGGWPLNVFLTPDTKPFYGGTYFPPVRAFNRMSWKETLYAINESYRDKRDEVESQAENLTQHIINANSFGISKKATDQISNFFSKDDLDLIAKNLLQSADKEWGGFGNAPKFPQTFSIQFLLRHYHFTKDDDALKQALLSIDKMMQGGIHDHLGGGFARYSTDAQWLAPHFEKMLYDNALLVSILAEAYQLTGQEKYSETIKKTLAFVERELTSPEGGFYSALDADSEGVEGKYYVWSKNEIDHLLGNDAELFAEVYGISGKGNWEHTNILWLKETIEVQAKKMAIDEIYLKNRLKYCREVLFKHRQTRIRPGLDDKILLGWNALMITACCKAYAATGDAICLDMAVRNIRFLETNLRDSKGNWLHTWKNNQSKYLAFLDDYAFLMQAYIHLQEVTGRQEYLFAARNILTKTIDEFSDEDDTFFFFTSVLQEDIILRKKEVYDGAVPSGNAVMAFDLLYLAMIFNERLWLKRAEKMLISLDKVVIKYPYSFSYWAGLWQHMVTGINEIAVTGENAFTIASLINKNFIPNKIMQSAILPTVGMPLLEGKFNDENETYIYLCRNYTCERPLKIIDDLILLLKN, from the coding sequence GTGAGTGACACAACAGGCGATGCTAACTGCCATGTAGCCTGGATCAAAAGAAAACCCATTTTCACTCTTTTGGAAAAAAAGTTTACCAACAGGTTAATTAAGGAAACAAGTCCTTATTTACTGCAGCATGCGCATAATCCTGTGGATTGGTTTCCGTGGGGCGAAGAAGCATTACAAAAAGCGAAAGAGGAGGATAAACCTATATTGGTAAGTATTGGGTACTCGGCTTGTCATTGGTGTCACGTAATGGAAAAGGAAAGTTTTGAGGATGAGGTGACGGCCGACATTATGAATAAACATTTTGTTAATATAAAAATTGACAGAGAAGAACGCCCCGACCTTGATCATGTTTATATGGATGCTGTGCAGACAATGACAGGGAGTGGTGGTTGGCCTTTGAATGTTTTTCTTACACCGGATACAAAACCATTTTACGGAGGTACCTATTTCCCACCTGTTCGCGCATTCAACCGCATGAGCTGGAAAGAAACTTTATATGCCATTAACGAATCTTACAGGGACAAAAGAGATGAAGTTGAATCGCAGGCAGAAAACCTTACACAGCATATTATAAATGCAAATTCTTTCGGCATTAGTAAAAAAGCAACAGATCAGATATCTAATTTTTTCTCGAAGGATGATCTTGACCTTATAGCAAAAAATTTGCTACAGTCTGCAGATAAAGAATGGGGTGGGTTTGGAAATGCGCCGAAATTTCCCCAAACTTTTTCTATACAGTTTTTGCTGCGGCATTATCATTTCACCAAAGATGATGATGCCTTAAAACAGGCATTATTGAGCATTGATAAAATGATGCAAGGGGGTATTCATGATCATTTAGGAGGCGGTTTTGCACGATATAGTACCGATGCTCAATGGCTGGCACCACATTTTGAGAAAATGCTTTATGATAATGCACTATTAGTAAGCATTTTAGCAGAGGCATATCAATTAACCGGGCAGGAAAAATATTCAGAGACTATCAAAAAAACACTCGCTTTTGTAGAACGCGAATTAACCTCACCAGAAGGGGGATTCTATAGCGCATTAGATGCAGATAGTGAAGGTGTGGAGGGGAAATATTATGTGTGGAGCAAAAATGAAATAGATCATTTACTGGGAAATGATGCAGAGCTGTTTGCAGAAGTTTATGGCATTTCCGGGAAGGGTAATTGGGAGCATACTAATATTCTATGGCTGAAGGAAACTATTGAAGTGCAAGCTAAAAAGATGGCCATAGATGAAATATACTTAAAAAATAGGCTAAAGTACTGTAGGGAAGTATTATTTAAACATCGCCAAACCAGAATAAGGCCTGGACTTGATGACAAGATATTGCTTGGCTGGAATGCTCTAATGATAACGGCTTGTTGTAAGGCTTATGCTGCTACAGGAGACGCTATTTGCTTAGATATGGCTGTCCGCAATATTAGATTTCTTGAAACCAATCTCAGGGATAGCAAAGGAAACTGGTTACATACGTGGAAAAATAATCAGTCGAAATACCTGGCTTTTTTAGATGATTATGCTTTTTTAATGCAGGCTTATATTCATTTGCAGGAAGTAACAGGGAGACAGGAATATCTTTTTGCAGCAAGAAATATTTTGACAAAAACTATTGATGAATTTTCTGATGAAGATGATACTTTCTTTTTCTTTACTTCTGTTTTACAAGAAGACATTATATTAAGGAAAAAAGAGGTTTATGATGGCGCTGTTCCTTCAGGAAATGCAGTAATGGCTTTCGATTTACTATACTTAGCAATGATATTTAATGAACGATTATGGCTTAAAAGGGCAGAAAAAATGTTGATATCGCTGGATAAAGTCGTTATTAAATATCCATATTCATTCAGTTACTGGGCAGGCTTATGGCAACATATGGTTACAGGAATAAATGAAATAGCTGTAACTGGAGAAAATGCGTTTACTATTGCTTCCCTAATAAACAAAAATTTTATACCTAATAAAATTATGCAATCGGCTATCCTTCCTACAGTAGGAATGCCATTATTAGAGGGGAAATTCAACGATGAAAATGAGACGTATATATATTTATGTAGAAATTATACGTGTGAAAGGCCTTTAAAAATAATTGATGACCTTATTTTGTTACTGAAAAATTAA
- a CDS encoding penicillin-binding transpeptidase domain-containing protein: MKIIFRLTAASFILSLAACAPNNVTKDDTLKKYFDENKVTGTFGLFDNGQGMFTVYNLGRYKDSTYLPASTFKIISSMVGIQTGRISGEKMIIPWDGIIRKFPNGDTATAWNKDLTMEEAFKVSAVPYYQEVSRRIGKDTMQRWLDTLGYGSRYKKFQITNNIDTFWLDNSLKVTPDEQLGLVKKLYFNQLPFQGRPQDIVKKLMLQESNSNYKLSYKTGWGNTENGDALGWIIGWIEENQHPYFFVLNVEGPHDTDITTVRKNILDGILKQLGFFEGKK; encoded by the coding sequence ATGAAGATAATATTCAGATTAACTGCTGCTTCCTTTATTTTGTCTTTGGCCGCATGTGCGCCTAATAATGTTACTAAAGACGATACTTTGAAAAAGTATTTTGATGAAAACAAAGTAACCGGAACATTTGGATTATTTGATAATGGCCAGGGGATGTTTACAGTTTATAATCTTGGCAGATATAAAGATTCTACCTATTTACCAGCTTCTACTTTTAAAATAATCAGTTCCATGGTAGGGATACAAACCGGTAGAATTTCCGGTGAGAAAATGATTATCCCATGGGATGGCATCATTCGTAAATTTCCTAACGGTGATACAGCCACTGCGTGGAACAAGGACCTTACTATGGAAGAAGCCTTTAAAGTTTCAGCTGTACCTTATTACCAGGAAGTGTCCAGAAGAATTGGGAAAGATACAATGCAACGTTGGCTTGATACACTTGGCTATGGTTCACGTTATAAAAAATTCCAAATCACCAACAACATAGATACTTTCTGGCTTGATAACTCGCTTAAAGTAACCCCTGATGAACAACTTGGACTGGTAAAAAAATTATATTTTAATCAATTACCCTTCCAGGGCCGCCCACAGGATATTGTAAAGAAGCTGATGCTGCAGGAAAGTAACTCCAATTACAAACTCAGCTATAAAACTGGTTGGGGCAATACTGAAAATGGAGACGCTTTAGGCTGGATAATTGGCTGGATAGAAGAGAACCAGCATCCCTACTTTTTTGTGCTAAATGTTGAAGGCCCGCATGATACAGATATTACCACCGTACGAAAAAACATTTTAGATGGCATACTTAAACAATTAGGGTTTTTTGAAGGCAAGAAATAA